A region of the Pedococcus aerophilus genome:
CTTGCGCGATTTTGTGCTCAGCATGGTCTACGGTTGCCGAAGTCCGACGGCGCAGCGTGCGCCGAGATCGACAAGGAGACATGGCGATGGCTGAAGAGACCCAAGAGACCTACAAGGGCGAGTTCTACTGCGTGAAGTGCAAGGAGAAGCGCGAGGCCGAGGGCCGTGTCGTGGAGACCAACGGCCGCCGCATGGCCAAGGGTGTCTGCCCCGTGTGTGGCACCAACCTCAACCGCATTCTCGGCAAGGCC
Encoded here:
- a CDS encoding DUF5679 domain-containing protein, giving the protein MAEETQETYKGEFYCVKCKEKREAEGRVVETNGRRMAKGVCPVCGTNLNRILGKA